A region of the Leptolyngbya sp. CCY15150 genome:
CCAGCTCAGCGAGACTCTGGAATACGACAGCAACTACTTTCCCCTACACACCAGCCGCTGGACGAACGAGCAGGTGGATCCCACAGGGTATAACCACATTCAGCAGTTTGCCCTGGAGGGCAGCATTCCCACCTGGACATTTGCCTGCGCTGATGTGCTGCTTGAGAAGCGGATTTGGATGGAGCAGGGAGCCAATACCACCTACGTGTCTTACCATGTGAAGCGATCGCCCCAGCCGATCAAGCTCTACCTCAAGGTGCTCACCAACTACCGCGATCATCACAGCAGTACCCAGGTCGGCTTCTGGAAAATGTCGATCGAGGCAGCCGAGCACGGCGTTAAGGTGACGGCTTTCCCCAAGGCGCAGCCGGTCTATGTGCTAGCCGAGCAGGCTGAGGTCTATCTTTGCAACGAATGGTACCAAGATTTTAATCTCGCCCAAGAACACTATCGCGGGCTCCCAGCCCATGAAGATCATCTCCATGTGGCAGATTTGGCCATCACCCTAGAGCCAGGGCAAACGGTGACTGTGGTGGCTACAACCGATGCCAATGCCAGCCTCAATGGTCAAGAGGCGATCGCCCGCCAACGAGCCCACGAACAGCACCTGCAGGAATGCTGGGCCTCCACCTCCCATAGCCAAACAGCTCCCGACTGGATGCAGCCCCTGGTTCTAGCTGCCGATCAGTTTATTGTGAAGCGATCGCTCCCCGAGGAACCCAATGGCCGCAGCATCATCGCTGGCTATCCCTGGTTTAACGACTGGGGGCGCGACACCATGATCAGCCTGACTGGCCTGACCCTCTACACCGGGCGATCGGACATTACCGCCACCATTCTGCGCACCTATGCCGGCTACCTCGACCAAGGCATGTTGCCCAATGTCTTTCCCGATCTGGGCAAAAAACCTGGCTACAACACCGTTGATGCCGTGCTGTGGTACTTCGAAGCCATTCGCGCCTACTATGCCGAAACGGGGGATCTGGAGCTAGTGCGCGACCTATTTCCCTTGCTGCAATCGGTGATCGACTGGCACCAGAAGGGAACTCGCTTCCAAATTCA
Encoded here:
- a CDS encoding amylo-alpha-1,6-glucosidase, coding for MNIQFGREICGHLHSAEEREWLVTNGIGGYASGTVAGLLTRRYHGVLIAALNPPVRRTLLVTQLSETLEYDSNYFPLHTSRWTNEQVDPTGYNHIQQFALEGSIPTWTFACADVLLEKRIWMEQGANTTYVSYHVKRSPQPIKLYLKVLTNYRDHHSSTQVGFWKMSIEAAEHGVKVTAFPKAQPVYVLAEQAEVYLCNEWYQDFNLAQEHYRGLPAHEDHLHVADLAITLEPGQTVTVVATTDANASLNGQEAIARQRAHEQHLQECWASTSHSQTAPDWMQPLVLAADQFIVKRSLPEEPNGRSIIAGYPWFNDWGRDTMISLTGLTLYTGRSDITATILRTYAGYLDQGMLPNVFPDLGKKPGYNTVDAVLWYFEAIRAYYAETGDLELVRDLFPLLQSVIDWHQKGTRFQIQVDPDDGLLYAGQPGSQLTWMDAKIGKWVVTPRAGKPVEINALWYNALGTMAQLAIALGKSTEDYRALAQQTGKGFQRFWNPEYGYCYDVLDPLDMEEHDASLRPNQLLAIAYPHNSLGLAPLLTPEQQKAVVDVCSRKLLTSHGLRSLSPDDERYCGHYGGGSRERDAAYHQGTAWGWLLGPLVQAHLKVYGDPQQALAYLDPMASQLRAQCIGSLGEIFDGDPPMHSRGAIAQAWTVAQVIQGWVAIANASAS